The genomic region TAAATCATAATGTATTTGCTGACTGCATATAGAATTAAGTATCTCGTaaccaaataaatgtagtggagtaaaaatgcCTTATCACTATGTGCCTACTTAattacagtaggctacttgagtaaatgtagttatTTTCAACACTAAACTCGATGTTTCAGAAGGAGGAAAGTGAGCTTTGTGCATTTCATCCATAGACGGATTCAGATCCTATACTGGGATGCAGTATAGCCTGACCTCCTTAACAGAGACCCACTTCCTCCTAAACTTTAGCCCATGAGGAGACTTTAAATCTTGAGCTCAAGTTCAAGTAAAACTACTCATCTACCATAGCAGCGATCCAGGTTTGTCAGCTCTCTGGCAGTGCCATCACCTGGCAGGTGTCGCCTTGTTCAAATGACACATGTAGGTTATTGGCCTTGTAGGCTTtactgtttccatgacaacagagACATTGACCACAGCACAACAGATAACCTATCTTTTGAACAATCCGACCTTGTTATGAGGGGCTTTCCAAATTGAGGTAGTCTCAATATGAAAAACGTAGAAGAAATCTAACACCACcataaaaacataaactttTGTGGTTTCAAGTTCTGTAATCTGTTGCATCACcaagtctagtctagtctattCCAGTGTTAACACGGCGCTGTGGagtctggcaacgcgagactagCCTACTGACCGCAGCACATATAGTGTGTCAGTTAATGTTACCTACACAGTTAACACATTATGACTCTAAGATATCCATGTCATCATTTGAGCCACCAATAGGCTACAAAAGCCATTCATGTGCCTTATGGTGGTGATTATATCTTGTCCCCACCTTTTTGTCTTCCGCTATTACAGCACTTGTAGTTATACCGATAGAACGAGACAGACGAGACCATTGTATGTGACTTTAGGTTTGTAGCACACCCACACTGTAAACTCTGCCTGAAACTGCCTCAGAGGGGAGCGCTCTGTTACATTCACGTAAGTTCATTCGTCTCTCAAGTCTGACAGCtttggtttttttttgcaatattatgcttaatattatacattttggttttgtatTACAGGGGAAAGTATGTAGCCTTTGTGTAAtggttgtattttgttttcatatctTGAAACAATTATTGTTATGTTAAATATATTAGATGGTAGAATGAATAGAGAGATCACTCAGTGAATTGTTACCCATTTTCAATCTCTTTTGCCGTTTTTACAATTTCTTGGATGTGCATTTATTTCTTCAGACTTGGTTATAACAAGGGTGAACATATAGCCTCCTGATGGCCAGTAAATCCCGGCTGACTCATCCAGCGACATTGATGCTGCTCTTACTGTCCTGGAGGGAGAGCATGCATTGCAATGGGCTTAAAGGTTGGTAATTGTTAAGTATGAATTATACGTCGCATGCAACTCTAGGCCTACTTGTTCATTTTTAGGCTAAttcctattattttttttaaagaggcaaACCGAAATACGTGAAAACCAGACAAAATAGTATGACATGCATTTAATGTCCGCGCGCAATGAATGAATAGTTTTGCAGAGGCAGGGAGTTGTTGTCAGTATGGGTGCGACTTTTTCCAAACGTTTCCAAAACGAGGTGTACATTGCCAGAGTGTGGGCGTCTAAATGGAGATCAACAATAACAGTCATAGCCTACTTAAAAAAggctttgtatttttaatagaGAATCACACAACACTGtaaatacatgtcttttttttttaacttgcagTGGATCCCCCTGAGGACCTTGTGATATTAGACCCTGGTCATCTTGGACATCTGGAGATTACATGGAGCCCCCCTGCCAGCTTGATTAATATGACAGAGTGCCCAATACTGTACCAGCTGGAGTACTACAACACATACAGGGACAGTTGGACTGTAAGTGCTCACCATTTTATTCAAAACTTACATAGAAGCACTTAACTTGGCCAACCTCCTGCCAGAAGTGAGTATTATGGTTTACATAATCAGCTATGTTATGAGGCAACTAATGGAGGCAATTCATTATGAGATTCAGACTTAACAGCTGTGCCTTTTGATTGGGATCTTGTGTGGCTACCAGAGTAAACACTATGATAACTCATCTTTTTAactgatcattttaatgaagaacaataataatgtatggGTCATGCGTGTAAAGCTTAAgaaattagccttttttttaaattcagattggGTAGACTTGCAGACATCGTTcttgcagttgttgtttttttttttctccctcattcccgtatttcctctctttgtcttggagtgaaacatttgatcgcAAGGAAGGATTttggaaaaggtgcactgtgccttattctgtgtgtgtagtgtactttcctgtatgttgtcatctggactaaggttttaaacttttgtttggctgtttaattaaaaaaatttgatcacaaaacaaaacattaggTGGACAAACAGGCCCTATAAAGGACCATAAGATGCAGTAGGCTAGTTAAGAATTACGTGTTTAAGTCACTGTAGAAGCCCTGCTAAGCATACAGTCCTGATTAAATATGTAAATCTATGTGAAACAAGgatgtgtgtgaaagaaaatcGGTTTACGTATCttgataaaaacattataataaCCTTAAACTTCAGATACCTGCCCCTTCATGTTACATGATCTGCTGCATCTCTTCTATTGTGGAACTTTACAGTGTTGAGCCTCGATTTAGATCATTTTTAGACCAGTTCTGTAGAAACTGTACCAGGTTTGTTCTTGTATGGCCTATATTATAGTTagagttaaataaaaacttacAATTTAAATGGTGTACACTTGCATTACATTATAGTGGAAATCTGCTACAGATTGATTTAGTTCTGTAGTCATATCCTCGGGTAAgaagctacttttaaacatgttttaatgtgagAACAGGTTCATCTGGCTTCAATTTCCCACAGCCCGAAGGTCGGAAGCTCTCCTCTCCGTTGGTCATTGCACCATGATGCTTGACCAAGAATGGATAAACCATAAAATAACTCTATGTAATGGTTAAGACAATGATTATTTGTGAGGGTGTGGCACAAACCAGTCTTGTTGTCACGTGTACTAAAGACATTTATTGTTGGCAGTAAAACAGTGCTTCGAAATGCTTGAATGCTTCAGGATATGAACTTCTCGAATCATCACCTATACTGACTCACAACAATAACCAACTTTGAATACAAGGAAAGCGCAGCGTCAAGTTACAATATGTCTCATATAATACAAGACTGGGAAGCACACCTTCTGTGTAAAGACAACTCGGTGTAATGTTTTAACACTGTAAACATACGTGTAAGCTGTAATTTTGAATAACAGGGTCGGTTGTTTTTGCATTGGCAGGCTATCAGGTCAAATAGGAGGACTTACAGTGCCCAGTTTGATCTGATGAAAGATGTTACAGTGAGAGTGTACACCTTGCTGAGTGGTCCCTGCACCAACGGCACAATGATTAAGAGCACAACCTACGCTGAACTGGTCCAAAAACCTCCCAGCACAGGTCAGTCCTTCTAGGCTTAATAGAcggtggtaaaaaaaaacatcgtAAAGAGATACTTGGGAATTGTATGAATTGACATTGATTGGTTTTATTCCACTTTCTAACTCAAGGTGTTGTGGGTACCGCCGTTCAggattttgtctgtgtgtaccATAACATGAAGTATGTGGAGTGCAAATGGAGAAGAAGCCCAAAGATGCCGGCCAACTTACAGCAAAATCTATATTTCTGGTATGTCAAATGCCCATCAAAGgcattttagtcactttagcACTTCAGATAAATCCTACCAACTTTTTCTTCTAGTGCCATCATGGGGTTTCATattaaatatctcaacaactttGAATGGATTGTCACTCAATGTGGAACATATATATTGAAGATCCCCAGAGAATGAATCTGAATAACTTTAGTGATTCCTTGACTTTGATAACTTGTGTTATTTCAAGAGTTTTGTATATAATTTTCAATGTCAAGTTTTAATGCTACTGACCACCACAAAACAAAGGGAGTTGACCCCTGAAGAATTGAGGTGATGCAAACATCTTCAAACCTCACCAACAAAACAGTTTGGATAAATTGATAGTATAGTTCAATATATAATTTCAGTCTTGTTCCCCAGGCACAAGAAGCTAGAACAGGCAGAGGAGTGCCCAAAATACCTGATTTTGAACGGCGCCAGGAGTGGCTGCGACTTCACAGAGAACTCTCTCCCTAAGTTCATTGATATCAACTTCTGTGTTAATGGCACCTCTCCTGAAGGGCCCCTGGAACCATCATTCATCTCCCTGCAAATCCAAAACCACGGTACATGTTTGCCTTCTTGTGTAGCACAGACATCACATGCAAACTCACTGAGGGTATAGTGAAAACAGTGACTCAGATCATTACTCGCCCCACTTGGATCTAAGAAAAATCTGgattttgttttcctctcagcGTCCTGTCACAAGCTATAATCAGTTGATCATTGTCGTTGTTAATGCAGTGAAGCCTGACGCCACAGAGAAGTTGCATCTGCAAACAGGTCCAGACGCGCAGCTGGAACTGCACTGGGAAGGCCCTGCTGGCATTCTTTCCGGACAGTGCCTAGAATGGGAGGTGGAGCACAGTCAAGAGGGACCAGATGGGAAAATGTCTTCGGTATGGTTTTCCTAATATTGtatgtcatttgttttctgttagcAAACAGTAAGGCATTCACTTACCAGACTATTTTACTCAGAAATATTGTAGCGCTGAAGGTGAATAGCTTTCCAcatcctttgtttgttttgaatgggCTCATGCAAATGCAAGAGTGATGAAAGCATTGCGAGCCACCTGCAGAAAACAGATAAGGCTGCTGTGACAGTCAGTACGAGCCTACATTTTATCATTCAACATGAATGATGAGCTtcattctcatttaatttcttcttaCCAAGAATGTTCCTAGAATTTCTGTAGAGAGATTAATGCCTTCCTTTCTTGGCTTGTCATTGACTTTAGTCCTTCTGAAATGATGTGTTCCCTTTCTTAAACTACTGAGTGCAATTATTAGACACATTATGTGTCGACGCCAAACTTGTCAGTGTTGATAAGAAAAGACTTTTAAAGGAGACAAAACTCTGGTGATATGTTGAATGTCTAAATATTGGATTGCCAGATAACTTGCCAGTTTAACAGACAGACCCTACCCGAAAGCAACAggagacatttaaaataattaaaaaattcaaaagcaaTGAAACACATTCTTGTTATTATTTGTCATGCAAACACcacaacacatgcatgcaaCAGTAGAATTAAAATACGTCAACACAGGACACAGAAGACATTTATAAGCGTTTTTGCAGTGTATGTTGATACATTCTCATATATAGCCTGCTATTTTTTCACTGCACTTTCAGtccctttctttttaaaatgtaaagtttaaatTGACATAGAGGAACATGATCATTGTGTTTGTGATCAATCAAATAGTCAATGGCCTTCTAGCTCTATTCGGACATTATGATTAGACATTGGGGTGTGTGCTTTATCTCTCTTACTCTaacttttattatatttaagtCCTTTCTCCACTTATTTTTGTGAATGACAGCAGCAGATTTCAGCCAAACAGATGAGCCTAACTCTGCCCTCTATCCGTGACAATGAGAGAAGCTGCGTCAGGGTGCGGTCAAGGTTGAATAAGTATTGTGCAGATAAGAGCTTTTGGAGTGAATGGAGCCGTCTGACCTGCCTGCCAGGTAATGATGTTTCAATTCATTACAACATTGCAGTAAAAACACTTTCTTCAGTTCACCGGAGCGTGATAAAAAGGGTTAATGTGACAAAGATTCATTCATACGCTCCCATACGCTTCATACGCTTTTTTACGAAATCATAACTTTATGTTCATgagagattctttttttaacatgtttaatcCTACGCTCCTGAATGATTAATACAAAGAGTTTCCAGTGGGTAAAGGAGTTACAAACTAAGCTGTGAAGCAGCCTTTTTTGTTCAACAAGTCCTCACGAGTCACACTAACTTTGTGGATTCCCCGCTCTAAGACCCTCATGTCTACATCctgtaatacatttaattttatattatttctaATTGCTGTTTTATGATACTGCAAAACATAAATTGAATGTATAGGCTAAGGCATTgttatatttgaaatatattttattattcatattttaatgcCTGCTGTCATTACGTCAActttaatttttcagtttttcagagtTTGCTTTGCTCCAGGAAGTCACACTATCTTTAAACCATTGGATGCCATTTACCACAGTGCCATTGTATTCATTATACAATGAGACAGCTAtcaaacatttcaaatcatgtcaaatcaaatgttaaatttttttaaacttatagCTTTGTTGTGATTCTGATCTGAACATTAGGCTCTAAATCCCATTCAGTCTCCTTTAAACTGCTGTTACATGAAAACGttgaaaaataatgttaaggctaggttattttaatgtttttgttattaataaCATTAGCTTTAGCATCTTGTACTGCATGTGGTCCCACCATAGCGGCTGTCCCTTTCCAACTTACTGTATGTTGGTTCACCTCTGTCTTGGCTCTGTAACTACTGCTGTCAACTTAAAGGCGAACCACTTTGTCCCCCTATTCCGTCTTTCACACAGATGGCGAGGCCGCTTGAAGAGTCCTGTCTTGAACAGCCTGCGTGTAAGGGGCTTTAGTTGAGTTCAAAGGGAACAACCATGACATTGGGTCATTAAATTGGATAAGTTAAAAGTGGATCATCTCTAAACTGGGGAAGACTGGTTGCTGTTACTATGCACCATGCACCACTATAGTGAactgcaaaagaaacaaaaaaagttagaaatacTTAATCCACTGGGGGACTTTGACGTTCTTCTTGTTGATATTTCTAATGATAGTTTGAACAatttttattgtcttgttgTGATGTTCATATATAATATCATagaatatatatttgtttgtaaaaataatgaTCTTGATTTCAATTAAAACGTTAAGTAAAATGCATAATACAAAATGCTGGAATACAGCtctaacacaacaaaaatggaTCTTCTGCTTTGTTTGAACATTGTCTTCATCATACATTGTTGTAGATTTTAGTGGACTTGTCTTTGTTCTGATagatgcttttttgttgttgttgaatgaataagtaaatacatattaaataaacCTTACctcgtctgtgtgtgtttgctttttgttaTAGAAACGAGAGAAGTGGCAAAGAAATCAGAACGGGACACGGTACCTGTCTATGTCTATATTGCTGTTGCCATTATCGCCATACTGGTGCTTTCCCTGTGTGTGGGGACAGTGCTCAAAGTGTgagtaaacacacatttacattatagtatacacgcaagcacacacacacacacacacacacacacacacacacacacacacacacacacacacataagatgAGCTCACTCCAAACTGTGTTTCCATTGTAGGAAAAGATCAAGACAACTGAAGAAGCCGGACTCTACTCACCACATTGTTTGCCAGAAATTGAGTACTTACATTTGCGGAGGCCTACAAAGGCAAGAAAATCTGCACCTGTATCGCTCTCCAACAGCACCTCTGTCAGATTTTTAAAATCGTAACATTCTACCTGTCTAATTTTTCAGGGTCTCTGTTTGAAAATCCCACAATCAACTTATATTTTGAAACCACTGCTTAAGACAACACATTGCTTAAGACATGACATATTAGGCTTAAGGCTACAGAGGGTTATTTACCAACAGGgtaacatttacaaacagtatTATACTGCAGTAATACAATATATTGCATTGcacttgctttttttaatttacattgttATGCAAATGATGGAGTGTCCTGTTaactaaaaatgttttggcGTAAAGTATTACCCTTAACAATGGTTTATGGTTGTTTTTATACCTTTGCTACAATTCTTGCCAGCTTATTGgattttgattttatattttgttttgttaaattgtttaCTCTTTGCCACAACTCTTGccaaatatttaacaaataacaaatacgTTATTGTTGTCTAAATTCAGTACACAAGGATAATACCTGTGAAATGGTTTTGTGTTAAGTCTTTATTACACACTTCCAGCCAATGAAGTTTTTCATCACCTACAGAATGTAAAATGCAACTgagtgttaaaagaaaatggttaatagaaaataaatgagttaaatcaattaaattataattcaaCATGACTGCAATGTTTTCGTAGCTGTAAAACATTATGTTCAAAATATGCCAAAAATGCCTTAATTACATCAAATATTTCCAAATTTACcaatttttcaaatgttgtcattcatttttaagagCTAAATGCATCTGTATCTGCATCTGTAATTTTAAGACATACAGATACCTGACCCTACATTTCTGTTCTTAATAACTAAGAAATAACAGTAATGAAGATTTTATAAACAACAGGTGctgaaatgcagaaaatgaatgcaTCACATGAAGGTTTCATGTTATCATGTCCATTGGGACTGTATCAAGCTCTTACTATAGTTCATTTTGTTAATGGGGTCGATAATTTCAGCCATTGTATTTCTAAGTGAGACTTTGAACCTTCACATCCTTTAATACTCTGATTGTTGTACTGCCTTTTATGGAAAGATAATGCAAGATGGTGTTTCACAGAGTATTATGTTTAATCAGATTTTTTGATGCATTGTGAACTACTTCACCTCAGACTGTAATAGGTGATATTTTATATGTGTTCATGGGTTGTAGAAAGAAATAACTATCCACTGactacaacaaaaaactgtCGTATTTTGTAATCAGGCACAATGTTGGATTCACGTTGACAAGATGTTTAACAAGCCACTGAATAcctgcagtgttttttgtttcatttaatggcctattcaaaataaagtgtaCTGTTGAAGGCACTATGAGCTGTTTTGCCTGTTTACGAATATAACGTGGATATAGTGACTTAATGAGAGTGTATACCTCAGCTAACAATGTGTTGTTGAGGCGTTGATGATGAACCTGGGGAAATCCTCGCTTCGTTGAGACCGACCTCTCCTCAGAactccaaaagaaaaaaaaacattaatctgAAGACTTATCAAAGTGAACGTTCATCACTAACATTTAAAACTGAGTATGGTCCATTGGATTGAATACCTACATATGcaacaaattacatttctgaGGAGACAGAAATATAAATGTCAGTGTAATTTActtctaaaaatgaaaatggttgcgtaaaaataaagtatttagcATCTTCATAACCTTGTGTGTCATAACTGAAACAGctggaaataatttaaaatccatttgtttaatcctttgtgtgtgcgtatttGTACAAACAGGAACAATGATAACAATCACTGCTTCATTTTGCACATAGTTTTCTATCTTGTTGCATTTTCCCAGAACCAGAATTTTTCTATATTAAATTTAACACCAGTTAGGGAACAACAATctgaaatgtgttgattttcatcGATTTCCATATGTTTCCCTCATAGTTGTATCTGAATGAAATGATGTCCTGCTGGATATTAGGTTGTTCAAATCCTGGAAACGGTTGCTGTCATATAAAATGCACACAGTGTTCCTTTATTTCAAACAGTGAAGAGCCATATCTGCTTATTGGTTTCCATGTGCAACACCATCTTAGATTGGAATATTCTGCTTATATTTGAGATTTTGTATTAAATTATACATTCATTTGAATTATTGTTCATATGCAAATGagagtattttttaactgtgACATGCTTGCAAGTAGACAGAAAAAGCTGTGTAAGGGACAACCCGGGATGTTCAGCATgctttttcctattttatttacatttaaatggcaCAGTATATGCGTCATAAAATAATCTGTTATGATGTTTACCTACATAATTTATTAAGATAAGCTGCTCTTCAGTGATATATAATTATTAACAGGtgacactttattttttcatagtGCATGTGTCCCTCTGGTGTCTAGATGGTAGAGAGCACTCAACACGTTCATGAATGAAATGAGTGTTCCAGTATTTCGATTTTGTAATGGATTATCCTGTGATAGCCAAATTAAATGAGtgtgttaaaatacatttgaagtAAATGGTacacttttcatatttttcattcacCTGGGGGGGAACTTAGACAGCGCATTGTACTGGACCCCCATCATCTGCAGTAAAGTTCAACAGagtaggggtgtgcaaaaaaattgattcacatTTGTATTAAGATTCTAACTCTAGAGATTCAAAATTGAGTCGTAGAATTCccaaaaaatcaattcatatttatatatatataccacaTCATAtactttgtattgttttttcaaatgagaattgtttttgaatcaaaaatagattttgaatCGAACCTTGAGCCttaaaattgatattgaatcgAATTGTGACCTTTTTCTGAATTGTGAACCACAACAACAGAAGATCTACTTTTTTAAAGAGACTTAGGTCATTTGGAGCCAGTAAGGAAATCCTCAATCTATTCTTCTGCTCCACCATTCAACGTGTCCTGCACTGCGGGGGTCCAGTATGGTTCAGTGGCCTCTCAGTCAAACTGAAAACCAGGTTACTACGGCTTCTGGGGATCTTCTCCGAGTTGGTGGGACACTTGGACTCGAAAATCATCATGGACCCTACTCAAGTTTTACATGAGGAGAACCAACTTCTGCCCTCTGCGAGGCGCTTTAGGGTTCCAagttgcaggaaaaaaaacagtacaagcACTTCTTTAGCTCTCACTCCATAACACTGCTCAACCAACCAAAATGGAGCACAAGGAGGTGATTTGCTGCTGACTGTCGGAGCATTCAATGTGTAAACAGACCATAAAGttgtatcttatcttatcatGTAACTTTTGCTGGAGATATTCTGGTATTTGTGATTCTAAATTTAGTCTCTATATTCTATATACTGAATATACTagtatatgtatttttgtttgccTGAGGAAGACCAGAGTTAGTTTTAAACATCACAAATAAAAGACTCTCTGATTCAGTGTGCTAGTCCTTTTAATTGTATGTTCCTTGCCCTTAATTAACACACAGAATACACTATTGTGTTAGATCTCATGCTAAATATAGAATTTCCACTGcatgatgttttctttcatgttGGGAAAGTAACCATCTGGCTCCAGgctgactgttgtttttttgtgtttgatccAACATTCATTGACATCCACAAGGTCAGTTAGGCAGCTGACTGCTTCCCAAAGCAAGTCGCTTTGCTCAGACCTGACTGTccatgtggatgtgtgtgtcaaTGGAGATTGGTAAAAAGACAGAGATCTTATCTGATTAATAAGTAGAGAATGAATGACAGATTGAGCTAGATGAGATACTTGTCATGTTTGTGTCATGGTTGAATAAATGGCTCAAATAATTTGCTGTGTGGctcaacaaaacaaagcacCCTTACTGCATGACAAAACAGGAGATAATGGATGAAATGCAAGTGAATGATAAAGTACAGATGAGTTTTGCAACTGTTTTGACTGTAACAGGACATTCAGTGTATACATTGTTAACAGTAGTAGGACCCAGGGAACTCAGGGCAGTGTGACAGTGTAGGAGATGTGAGTAACTTTTTTCAGGTTAATATGTAATTTTGGTGGAGCCAAGCTTGATAGAGGATTGGTTGGAGGGTAATGTATAGCCCAGGTGTGACTTTTCAGTCCATTTGTCTGCCTCACCAGTCTGCTGATGTCCACTGCTGAGGATCACAGAAGGAGCTGGACAACTTAGGTTTGcatttgtaattgtaatttgtaATCTTGGATGTTAAGTATATCTCTGTATAATTGTATCACTACAGCAATAATTTCTCTCCTCAGGCACCAAGATGTCAGAGCccatctttgtctctgtcccaCGGGCTCAGTAACTGGAATCTGTCCCTGCAGGTGAAAGAGTGCAGGGCCTGGCTGGTTACTGTACCCGGGGGCTAGGCTACTCTCCAAAGGCAAAATCATCTTCACTACAAACAGCttattgtttttcagatttaCAATTGAATGTGACTAAATGTCTTGTCTGTCCAAAAAGCTGTGGattttttggcttttgttttatttcctctgcTCTACATACAGAAAGAATTGTGGGTCACTGTGGTGTGAAGCTGGCTGCCTTTTGATCACAAGGTTAGCAGTCCGATCCCTTGCTCTGCATGCTGAATACACTTAACCCCAAGTTGttgtataaaaaacaaagtcaatgaTTACAAATTTAACTTTGCAAAATGGCATCATTTATTAAGTGGTTGCTGGTGAGGTGTCAGATTGCATCCATTGAACAACTGCTCGGTGTGCCATCCTGTGAGGCAGCtgcctcactctgacatctctccgtACATAATGCATGT from Etheostoma cragini isolate CJK2018 chromosome 13, CSU_Ecrag_1.0, whole genome shotgun sequence harbors:
- the il13ra2 gene encoding LOW QUALITY PROTEIN: interleukin-13 receptor subunit alpha-2 (The sequence of the model RefSeq protein was modified relative to this genomic sequence to represent the inferred CDS: inserted 2 bases in 1 codon), which gives rise to MASKSRLTHPATLMLLLLSWRESMHCNGLKVDPPEDLVILDPGHLGHLEITWSPPASLINMTECPILYQLEYYNTYRDSWTAIRSNRRTYSAQFDLMKDVTVRVYTLLSGPCTNGTMIKSTTYAELVQKPPSTGVVGTAVQDFVCVYHNMKYVECKWRRSPKMPANLQQNLYFWHKKLEQAEECPKYLILNGARSGCDFTENSLPKFIDINFCVNGTSPEGPLEPSFISLQIQNHVKPDATEKLHLQTGPDAQLELHWEGPAGILSGQCLEWEVEHSQEGPDGKMSSQQISAKQMSLTLPSIRDNERSCVRVRSRLNKYCADKSFWSEWSRLTCLPETREVAKKSERDTVPVYVYIAVAIIAILVLSLCVGTVLKVKRSRQLKKPDXLLTTLFARN